A single region of the Prevotella sp. HUN102 genome encodes:
- a CDS encoding aspartate ammonia-lyase, whose protein sequence is MNNNEQAFRVESDLLGELQVPANAYYGVQTQRAVNNYHISRKRMCDYPDYVIAIAYVKLAAVETNRALGEINDEICDAMAQACREIIDGKMHEDFVTDMVQGGAGTSVNMNANEVIANRACEILGHKKGEHQYCSPNDHANCGQSTNDVYPTTIRLTLIRMNKTLTATLEKLIASFRKKGEEFKDAIKMGRTQLQDAVPMTSGQEFTAYANTLQEEVLNLNRNAALLHEINMGGTAIGTGLNAAPGFPKICAEKLSEFTGMEFVAGEDLVEATPDTGAYVSYSSALKRLAVKLSKICNDLRLMASGPRCGLNEINLPPMAPGSSIMPGKVNPVIPEITNQTCFKVIGNDTTVMIAAEAGQLQLNVMEPIIIECLIEDITWLGNAMDTLREKCIDGITVNREHNLATVKNSIGIVTALNPYIGYKNSTKIAKEALETGGSVYDLVLEKGILTKEKLDAILAPEHMLSFEEKVK, encoded by the coding sequence ATGAACAACAACGAACAGGCTTTCCGCGTTGAAAGCGACCTTTTAGGTGAACTCCAAGTGCCGGCTAATGCTTACTATGGCGTGCAGACACAGCGTGCAGTGAACAACTATCACATTTCCCGCAAGAGAATGTGCGATTATCCTGACTACGTAATCGCAATTGCTTATGTAAAGCTCGCTGCCGTTGAGACAAACCGCGCACTCGGCGAAATCAACGACGAGATTTGCGACGCTATGGCACAGGCTTGCCGCGAAATCATCGACGGCAAGATGCACGAAGACTTTGTTACAGATATGGTACAGGGTGGTGCAGGTACTTCTGTTAATATGAATGCAAACGAAGTTATTGCCAACCGTGCTTGCGAAATCCTCGGCCACAAGAAGGGCGAACACCAGTATTGCTCTCCAAACGACCACGCAAACTGCGGCCAGTCTACCAACGACGTTTACCCAACGACCATCCGTCTGACCTTGATTCGTATGAACAAGACCCTTACTGCAACGCTCGAAAAGCTGATTGCTTCTTTCCGTAAGAAGGGTGAAGAGTTCAAGGATGCCATCAAGATGGGTCGCACACAGTTGCAGGATGCAGTTCCAATGACCAGTGGTCAGGAGTTTACAGCCTATGCGAACACATTGCAGGAAGAGGTATTGAACCTCAACCGTAATGCTGCGCTTCTCCACGAAATCAATATGGGGGGTACAGCTATCGGTACAGGCTTGAATGCAGCACCGGGTTTCCCAAAGATTTGTGCTGAAAAGCTGAGCGAGTTCACAGGTATGGAGTTTGTTGCAGGCGAAGACCTCGTTGAGGCTACACCTGACACAGGTGCATACGTAAGTTACAGCAGTGCTTTGAAGCGTTTGGCTGTTAAGCTTTCTAAGATTTGTAACGACCTCCGTTTGATGGCTTCAGGTCCTCGTTGTGGTTTGAACGAAATCAATCTTCCTCCAATGGCACCGGGTTCAAGCATCATGCCGGGTAAGGTAAACCCAGTTATTCCTGAGATTACAAACCAGACTTGCTTCAAGGTGATTGGTAACGATACAACAGTAATGATTGCTGCCGAAGCAGGTCAGTTGCAGTTGAACGTTATGGAGCCAATTATCATTGAGTGCTTGATTGAAGACATCACTTGGTTGGGCAATGCTATGGATACATTGCGCGAGAAGTGTATCGATGGAATCACGGTAAATCGCGAGCACAACCTTGCTACCGTGAAGAATTCTATCGGTATCGTTACAGCCTTGAACCCATACATCGGCTACAAGAACAGCACAAAGATTGCCAAGGAAGCACTCGAAACAGGTGGTTCTGTCTACGATCTCGTTCTTGAGAAGGGTATTCTCACAAAAGAAAAGCTCGACGCTATCCTCGCT
- the bcp gene encoding thioredoxin-dependent thiol peroxidase translates to MNIGDKAPEVLGTDQDGKEIKLSDYKGKKIVLYFYPKDSTSGCTTQACNLRDNYEEMTKRGFAVIGVSVQDEKSHKKFIEKNNLPFPLIADVDKKLNEAFGVYGEKKMYGRTYMGTYRTTFIIDENGVVEQIFTPKQIKVKEHAEQIFAFAEAK, encoded by the coding sequence ATGAACATAGGAGACAAAGCACCCGAGGTTCTCGGCACAGACCAAGACGGTAAGGAAATCAAACTTAGTGATTATAAAGGCAAAAAGATTGTCTTGTACTTTTACCCGAAAGATTCCACTTCGGGCTGCACAACACAGGCCTGCAACCTGCGCGACAACTATGAAGAGATGACGAAACGAGGTTTTGCAGTAATCGGCGTAAGCGTTCAGGACGAGAAGTCGCACAAGAAATTCATCGAGAAGAACAATCTTCCCTTCCCCCTGATTGCCGACGTTGATAAGAAACTCAACGAAGCATTCGGCGTCTACGGCGAAAAGAAAATGTACGGACGCACCTATATGGGCACTTACCGAACCACGTTTATCATCGATGAAAACGGCGTTGTTGAGCAAATCTTCACACCGAAGCAGATCAAGGTAAAGGAGCACGCAGAGCAGATTTTCGCCTTTGCAGAAGCAAAATAA
- a CDS encoding TIGR02757 family protein, with amino-acid sequence MARKRRLSITVKEHLITFASFYERKDFLNGDPSWFMHQVKGKNNQETMAFIASCLSYGSRTVFLKKIQFLLDVSKGEPYDWIKNGGFIDEIPDNSVCFYRLYTNHTMYVFFMALREMLLTYGSIGEYVKAYAQIADDAENGKKTEAITAIEAICSFFAERNISGIVPKNVKSSCKRVCMFLRWMVRDGSPVDLGIWCDFIDKKSLIIPLDTHVVNQGIKLNLINSRTSSMSVARKLTDELLRVFPDDPLKGDFALFGYGVANKGRWET; translated from the coding sequence ATGGCGAGAAAAAGACGTTTGAGCATTACGGTAAAAGAACACCTTATAACCTTCGCCAGCTTCTACGAACGGAAAGACTTTCTAAACGGTGATCCATCGTGGTTTATGCACCAAGTGAAGGGAAAGAACAATCAGGAGACGATGGCTTTCATCGCCTCCTGTTTAAGTTATGGCTCCCGCACGGTCTTCCTGAAGAAAATTCAATTCCTTTTGGACGTTTCCAAGGGAGAACCTTACGATTGGATTAAAAACGGCGGTTTCATCGATGAAATTCCTGATAACTCCGTTTGTTTTTACAGACTATACACCAACCATACGATGTACGTTTTCTTTATGGCTCTTAGAGAAATGCTCCTCACGTATGGCAGCATCGGAGAATACGTAAAGGCGTATGCACAAATTGCCGATGACGCTGAAAACGGAAAGAAAACAGAAGCCATAACAGCCATCGAAGCTATCTGCTCGTTCTTTGCTGAAAGAAACATATCGGGCATTGTGCCTAAAAATGTAAAATCGAGCTGCAAGCGTGTGTGTATGTTTCTCAGATGGATGGTGCGCGATGGATCGCCCGTTGATTTGGGAATTTGGTGCGATTTCATCGACAAAAAGTCATTGATTATTCCGCTCGATACGCACGTGGTAAATCAAGGAATAAAACTCAACCTCATCAACAGCAGAACTTCCTCTATGTCTGTCGCCCGAAAGCTCACCGACGAGCTTCTCCGAGTTTTCCCTGACGACCCTTTGAAGGGCGATTTCGCTTTGTTCGGTTATGGCGTGGCGAACAAAGGGAGATGGGAGACGTGA
- a CDS encoding OmpA family protein: protein MKKTLLTFTLVVGALVLTGCASKKDLENCQTENQRLSGEYQSAKETIAANNARIKSLEDQLAQAKESAAALQGSLDKSLNNANSNNINISKLVDQINESNQYIRHLVEVKSKSDSLNLVLQNNLTRSLSKEELKEVDVQVLKGVVYISLADNMLYKSGSYEINDRAEETLSKIAKIITDYKDYDVLIEGNTDNVPVNTQSEKMKNIRNNWDLSALRASSVAQYLQTRFGVDPKRLTAGGRGEYNPLVSNDTEFGKQRNRRTQIIITPKLDQFMDLIGEAPETEDTK from the coding sequence ATGAAAAAGACCCTATTAACTTTTACGTTGGTTGTCGGAGCATTGGTACTTACCGGCTGCGCAAGCAAGAAGGATTTGGAAAATTGTCAGACGGAAAATCAAAGATTGTCCGGCGAATATCAGAGTGCTAAGGAAACTATTGCAGCCAACAACGCTCGAATCAAGAGTCTCGAAGACCAGTTGGCGCAGGCTAAGGAAAGTGCTGCTGCGTTGCAGGGCAGTCTCGATAAGAGTTTGAACAATGCCAATTCAAACAATATCAACATTTCCAAGTTGGTGGACCAAATTAACGAAAGCAACCAGTACATCCGTCATTTGGTGGAAGTGAAGAGCAAGAGCGATTCATTGAATTTGGTGTTGCAGAACAACCTGACGCGCAGCCTCAGCAAGGAAGAGCTGAAAGAGGTGGATGTTCAGGTGCTGAAGGGTGTTGTCTACATCTCTTTGGCAGACAATATGCTCTATAAGAGTGGTTCGTATGAAATCAACGACCGTGCCGAGGAAACACTGAGCAAGATTGCAAAAATCATTACCGACTACAAGGACTACGATGTTTTGATTGAAGGTAATACGGACAACGTGCCTGTAAACACACAGAGCGAAAAGATGAAGAACATCCGTAACAACTGGGATCTTTCTGCTCTCCGTGCATCTTCGGTAGCACAGTATCTCCAGACTCGCTTCGGTGTTGATCCCAAACGCTTGACTGCCGGTGGTCGTGGCGAATACAACCCATTGGTTTCCAACGACACGGAATTCGGAAAGCAGCGCAACCGCCGCACGCAGATTATCATCACTCCTAAACTCGACCAGTTTATGGATTTGATCGGCGAGGCACCTGAGACAGAGGATACCAAGTAG
- a CDS encoding helix-turn-helix domain-containing protein, which yields MLPDKYLHELIAQGEHQQQDFKYKIQDAVKLAKSVSAFANTEGGRLLIGVRDDGHISGVKSEEEIFMMHAAAYKYCSPESDISFSTLHVEGRTVVIATIPPTPDKPIHAIDETGERCAYIRIKDENIAASSLHLEMWKQEQQPKSMMEYTEKTQHLLAIIKEHPDETLNKLVRLSKINRYTVITTLARLVRYGIVKCNYADDKFSFEIA from the coding sequence ATGTTACCGGATAAATATTTACATGAGCTCATTGCCCAAGGCGAGCACCAACAGCAGGACTTCAAGTATAAAATACAGGACGCAGTAAAGTTGGCTAAATCCGTTTCAGCCTTTGCCAATACGGAAGGAGGGCGATTATTGATAGGTGTGCGCGACGACGGCCATATATCGGGCGTGAAATCGGAAGAGGAAATCTTTATGATGCACGCGGCAGCATATAAATATTGTTCGCCGGAAAGCGACATTTCGTTCTCAACGCTCCACGTGGAAGGTCGCACTGTTGTTATTGCAACGATTCCTCCGACCCCCGATAAGCCTATTCACGCCATTGATGAAACGGGCGAAAGATGCGCATATATCCGTATTAAGGACGAGAATATTGCTGCTTCGTCGCTTCATTTGGAGATGTGGAAACAGGAACAGCAGCCTAAGAGTATGATGGAATACACGGAAAAGACACAGCACTTGCTGGCAATAATCAAAGAACATCCTGACGAAACCTTAAACAAACTGGTGCGCCTGTCCAAGATAAACCGATATACGGTCATTACCACGCTTGCACGCCTCGTAAGATACGGTATCGTCAAATGCAATTATGCCGACGATAAATTCAGTTTTGAGATAGCGTAA
- a CDS encoding inorganic phosphate transporter, producing the protein METVYLCIVVFLLCLAVFDLFVGVSNDAVNFPQSSVGVKVANYRTIVIIASIGVFLGAVMSSGMMDVARHGIMTPSQYSFEEVMTIFLAVMVTDVIILDVFNTLGMPTSTTVSLVFELLGGTFVIACIKMFGDGALMFSDLMNTEQALKVIIAIFVSVAIAFVFGVIVMWLSRLVFTFNYRKHSRYSIGIFGGIAFTALSYFIFMKGLGKSPYISAEVREYIDANTKFLLLAIFVVSTILMQILHFCKVNIFKLVVLLGTFALAMAFAGNDLVNFIGVPLAGLSCYQDFTANANGASDTTFMMTSLMESAKTTPIWLLGAGVIMIIAMATSKKAQNVIKTSVDLSRQDEGDEMFGSSRAARAIVRFSQNMNGSISSVVPAGVSDWVDSRFSKKEADPKDQELAFDVVRAAVNLVLASMLITIGTNLKLPLSTTYVTFMVAMGSSLADRAWGRESAVFRVTGVLSVIGGWFITAGAAFIVSAVVCLAMFYGGIVIKVAFMALVIYLLIRSNQAYKKKMSSENTDNIFQLMMRTRDPELVWDMLQRQVSRTQSYVCKFSLEQFNLIVDGFQNENLKDLRRSARELKQETNELKKFRRQEMLGLKKCPPEVAVERNTWFHLGANSNQQFVYALRRMLEPIKEHIGNSFNPVPQEFVDEFEPIQRKINELMKLTENFISTNRFESYRDVLADADQLKDELSVLRKQHLDRMQKANGNADFQVSLVYLNLLQESQQFLSAMRHQLRAAKKFAE; encoded by the coding sequence ATGGAAACAGTGTATCTTTGTATCGTCGTCTTTCTGCTCTGTTTGGCAGTATTCGACTTGTTTGTGGGCGTCAGCAATGACGCAGTTAATTTTCCTCAATCTTCCGTGGGTGTGAAGGTTGCAAATTACCGTACAATCGTGATAATTGCTTCAATCGGTGTTTTCCTCGGAGCCGTGATGTCGTCGGGAATGATGGACGTGGCCCGACACGGCATTATGACACCGAGTCAATACTCTTTTGAGGAAGTAATGACGATATTTTTGGCTGTGATGGTTACTGATGTCATCATTCTCGACGTGTTCAATACGCTCGGAATGCCTACATCAACCACGGTTTCGCTTGTGTTTGAGCTGCTTGGAGGTACATTTGTCATTGCCTGCATCAAGATGTTTGGCGACGGCGCCCTGATGTTCTCCGACCTGATGAACACCGAACAGGCATTGAAGGTAATCATTGCCATCTTCGTTTCGGTGGCGATTGCATTCGTTTTCGGTGTCATCGTGATGTGGCTGTCGCGTCTTGTCTTTACCTTTAATTACAGAAAGCACTCCCGTTACTCTATCGGAATCTTCGGTGGCATTGCCTTCACGGCACTCTCCTATTTTATTTTTATGAAGGGTCTCGGCAAGAGTCCGTATATTTCTGCCGAAGTAAGAGAATATATCGATGCAAACACAAAGTTTCTTCTGCTTGCTATCTTTGTGGTTTCCACGATTCTGATGCAGATTCTTCACTTCTGTAAGGTCAATATATTCAAGTTGGTGGTTCTTTTGGGCACCTTCGCCCTTGCGATGGCATTTGCCGGAAACGACCTTGTGAACTTTATCGGCGTTCCTCTCGCAGGTTTGTCTTGCTATCAGGACTTTACTGCCAATGCAAACGGAGCCAGCGACACAACATTTATGATGACTTCGCTGATGGAAAGTGCGAAGACCACGCCGATATGGCTGCTGGGGGCTGGTGTGATTATGATCATTGCAATGGCAACATCGAAGAAAGCGCAGAACGTTATCAAGACAAGTGTCGATTTGAGTCGTCAGGACGAAGGCGACGAAATGTTCGGAAGTTCGAGAGCTGCCCGCGCAATCGTGCGTTTCTCACAGAATATGAATGGTTCAATATCGAGCGTTGTTCCGGCCGGCGTGTCCGATTGGGTGGACTCTCGTTTCTCAAAGAAGGAAGCTGATCCAAAAGATCAGGAACTGGCATTCGACGTTGTTCGTGCTGCCGTAAACCTTGTACTTGCTTCAATGCTCATCACAATCGGTACGAACCTGAAACTGCCTCTTTCAACGACTTACGTTACCTTTATGGTGGCAATGGGTTCAAGCCTTGCCGACCGTGCTTGGGGACGTGAAAGCGCAGTCTTCCGTGTAACGGGCGTGCTCTCGGTAATCGGTGGATGGTTCATCACGGCAGGTGCGGCATTCATTGTCAGTGCAGTAGTCTGCCTTGCAATGTTCTATGGAGGCATCGTCATCAAGGTTGCATTTATGGCATTGGTCATCTATCTGCTCATCCGTTCCAATCAGGCTTACAAGAAAAAGATGTCTTCTGAAAACACAGATAACATCTTCCAGTTGATGATGCGCACACGCGATCCGGAACTGGTTTGGGATATGCTTCAGCGGCAGGTGTCCCGCACGCAGTCCTACGTCTGCAAATTCTCCCTAGAACAGTTCAATCTCATCGTGGACGGATTCCAGAATGAGAACCTCAAAGACCTTCGCCGTTCGGCAAGAGAACTGAAACAGGAGACCAACGAACTGAAGAAGTTCCGCCGTCAGGAAATGCTTGGACTGAAGAAATGCCCACCTGAAGTGGCAGTAGAGCGAAACACTTGGTTCCATCTTGGCGCAAACAGCAATCAGCAGTTCGTCTATGCCCTGCGTCGTATGCTCGAACCCATCAAGGAACATATCGGAAACAGCTTCAATCCTGTTCCACAGGAATTTGTAGACGAGTTTGAGCCTATTCAGCGCAAGATAAACGAGCTGATGAAACTGACGGAAAACTTTATATCCACCAACAGATTTGAAAGCTATCGTGATGTCCTTGCCGATGCAGACCAGTTGAAGGACGAGCTTTCAGTACTCCGCAAGCAGCATTTAGACCGTATGCAGAAAGCAAACGGCAACGCAGATTTCCAAGTTTCATTGGTTTATCTGAACTTATTGCAGGAGAGTCAGCAGTTCCTCAGTGCTATGCGCCATCAGTTGCGTGCAGCCAAGAAGTTTGCAGAATAG
- a CDS encoding glycosyltransferase family 4 protein codes for MRVLIVNTSEKTGGAAVAANRLKDALNQNGVKAKMLVRDKTTDDITVVSMKQGIVSQWHLLWERWCIFRHLRFSRKHLFEIDIANAGTDITKLREFQEADIIHLSWINQGMLSLGSIRKILNSGKPVVWTMHDLWPASSICHYAHGCDGFRKDCGHCPLLPNGGSTNDLSAKVFRQKKAVLKNHSIWFVACSQWLAGQARKSSLLTDQFVTNIPNPIDTHFFCPQNKKEARTRIGLPTDRRIILFVSQRVTDKRKGMDYFIDAVGKFAEQHPEWKNSTGIAILGGHSEELEHQLALPVYPIGYVSDPKKIRDVYNSADAFVLPSLEDNLPNTIMESMACGIPCVGFRVGGIPEMIDHRVNGYVAAEKDADDLAVGIHWVLDAENYERLSAAAVSKVLRCYSRHSVAMKYIEVYNQAMAIKNYQL; via the coding sequence ATGCGTGTACTGATTGTAAATACAAGTGAGAAGACGGGAGGCGCCGCCGTGGCTGCAAACCGTCTGAAAGACGCCCTCAACCAGAATGGAGTGAAGGCAAAAATGCTGGTGCGCGACAAGACTACCGACGACATCACCGTGGTAAGTATGAAGCAAGGCATCGTTTCGCAATGGCACCTGCTTTGGGAAAGATGGTGCATTTTCCGGCACCTGCGCTTTTCCCGCAAGCATCTTTTCGAGATAGACATTGCCAATGCCGGCACGGACATTACGAAACTCAGGGAGTTTCAGGAAGCCGACATCATTCATCTGTCGTGGATCAATCAGGGAATGCTCTCGCTTGGCAGCATCCGTAAGATTCTAAATTCGGGCAAACCAGTTGTATGGACTATGCACGATCTCTGGCCGGCATCGTCCATCTGCCACTACGCACACGGTTGCGACGGCTTCAGGAAAGACTGTGGGCACTGCCCTCTTCTGCCAAACGGAGGCAGCACGAACGACCTTTCGGCAAAAGTTTTCAGACAGAAGAAAGCCGTTCTGAAGAACCACAGCATCTGGTTTGTGGCTTGCAGCCAGTGGCTGGCAGGTCAGGCACGCAAGAGCAGTCTGCTCACTGACCAGTTCGTAACCAACATCCCCAACCCTATCGACACGCATTTCTTCTGTCCTCAAAACAAAAAAGAAGCACGTACACGCATCGGACTGCCTACCGACAGGCGTATCATCCTCTTCGTTTCGCAGCGCGTTACGGACAAACGTAAGGGTATGGACTATTTTATAGACGCCGTGGGCAAGTTCGCCGAGCAGCATCCGGAATGGAAGAACAGCACGGGCATCGCCATTCTCGGCGGACATTCCGAGGAACTGGAGCATCAGCTCGCACTCCCGGTCTATCCGATAGGCTACGTGAGCGACCCAAAGAAAATCAGAGACGTGTATAATTCGGCAGACGCATTCGTACTGCCATCTCTCGAGGACAATCTCCCGAACACCATTATGGAGTCGATGGCGTGCGGAATCCCCTGCGTGGGTTTCCGTGTGGGCGGCATTCCCGAAATGATAGACCACCGAGTGAACGGCTACGTAGCTGCCGAGAAGGACGCCGACGACTTGGCCGTGGGCATTCACTGGGTGCTCGACGCTGAAAATTACGAAAGACTATCTGCCGCCGCCGTGAGCAAAGTGCTCCGATGTTATTCAAGGCACAGCGTGGCAATGAAATACATTGAAGTTTACAATCAAGCTATGGCCATCAAGAACTACCAACTATGA
- a CDS encoding glycosyltransferase family 2 protein — protein sequence MITISIVTITYNASKVLQPTLDSVLMQDFPHVEHLIIDGASTDDTVQMAQAYKQISDEAENEHVVRIQSEPDKGLYDAMNKGLRMATGDYILFLNAGDRLAAADTLEQVSLFCEGGDGEESPAVVYGDTDIINEDGIFLYHRRLQPPETLTWKSFRNGMLVCHQAFYARLDIAQNIPYDTQYKYSADVDWCIKVMKASEEKGLSHRNVHAVVANYLQEGQTTLHHSDSLKERFRVMSRHYGLLNTVFRHAWFVIRKFIRK from the coding sequence ATGATTACAATATCCATTGTTACGATAACCTACAACGCCTCGAAAGTGCTGCAACCTACGCTCGACAGCGTGCTGATGCAGGACTTTCCCCACGTGGAACACCTTATTATAGATGGTGCTTCCACCGACGACACGGTGCAGATGGCGCAGGCATACAAGCAGATTTCCGATGAAGCCGAGAACGAACACGTGGTAAGAATCCAGAGCGAACCCGACAAAGGGCTATACGATGCGATGAACAAAGGACTGCGAATGGCTACGGGCGACTACATTCTGTTCCTGAACGCAGGCGACAGACTCGCTGCTGCCGACACATTAGAGCAGGTTTCGCTCTTCTGTGAGGGTGGCGACGGAGAAGAAAGCCCCGCCGTGGTGTATGGCGATACGGACATTATCAACGAAGACGGCATATTCCTCTATCACAGAAGGCTTCAGCCGCCCGAGACACTCACGTGGAAATCGTTCAGGAATGGTATGCTCGTATGCCATCAGGCATTTTATGCCCGACTGGACATTGCTCAAAACATTCCTTACGACACACAATATAAATACTCTGCCGACGTTGATTGGTGCATCAAAGTGATGAAAGCGAGCGAGGAGAAAGGACTTTCGCACAGAAACGTTCACGCCGTTGTGGCAAACTATTTGCAGGAGGGGCAGACAACCCTCCATCACAGTGATTCGCTCAAGGAGCGTTTCCGAGTAATGAGCCGCCATTACGGACTTCTCAACACCGTCTTTCGGCATGCGTGGTTCGTAATAAGAAAGTTTATCAGGAAATAA